Genomic segment of Citrus sinensis cultivar Valencia sweet orange chromosome 7, DVS_A1.0, whole genome shotgun sequence:
ACTTTTGCATTTGCTTGTGGAATACATGCACAATACAACAGGTTGGTAATTGATTTAAGGTAAATTACTGAGCTACatgttataaaattgaataacaaaatttagaCTCAACGCCTTCATGAAATCCAGGTAAAGGGGTATCAAAGAAAGCaggaaatatataattaattgtatagTGCCGATATAGGAACAATCTCATCAAACCGAGAACACTCTTtcatcaaagaaaaatctcaacATTTTTACTCAGACAAGGCGTTCCCCTTAGTGCAAAGGggtaaaggaaaaaaaaaaagtctaatCACCCCTTCACAATAAAATTGAGCTTGaggtttgaaaaataaaagcatttcCTCTCTGGATGGCTCAggtttgtttgaatttgaaacttTTGGATGGTGCTAGCTCTTGTTAGCAGCATGCACCAAACTAAAAGATAAGAACAACACACATTCTTaactctctctatatatagtATATTAAAGAATATAATACAGCTATCTTTAGCAACCGCAGATTCACAATGGTAATGCCTCAGTCACGAGAACGTTGTGGCTTGTCGCAACTACTCATTAAGTACGGGAAAGCACCAATCAAGCCGCAGCCACAAATCTCCCTGGGGAAGTAGAGGCCATCGATCCATCAATTCATCTGAAttattaaccttatatccTCAAGAGGGTACATCTGCATAACTAACCTCACTTGATTCTTGTAAGGGATCGAAGCTCTCAGTGTTAATACCCTTTAAATAATGCCGCCAACACTTGATTTGACAACCATTGCAACAGTTTGTACTTATATTCTGAAGATGGTCATAAAACCACTGCAATTCACACAAACATCACACGATTCAGTTAACATTAAATATGATTACAACCTCTGAAACCGATCAACAACAGATAAAACTTGTCGTTTCATTGACTAGCAGTAATCCCCCCTTGATCTAGCAACAAAATGCAGGCAGTTCTCctcaaaaagcaaaaatgagAACTgagcatttttctttcatgatTTTTGTTCGTATACTTGTTTCAACCAGTCAGAGCTTGTATTTTATCTTAAGCTATGATGTTGTATAAACAATTACTTTTAGCCTACTTTTCCACATACCCCAACCAAATACTACCGAGAAAAGATCATGTTACAACTATAGGATTCCTactgttttcttctttgtacTGGATTCCAACATAAATGAGGATTAAAGATTCACTCAAGTAAGTATAACAACTAATGCTAAAACAAAACATACCGTAACAAATGGGCGATAGCGCCAGTTCTCAGGAGACAAACACAAATTCTTAGGgtaaaaaatccaaaaaaggTCATCCAACAAAATTTCATACTCCGATGGTACCACATCCATATAAAGGCTGAAGGATTCCATAAATAGGGACAGACTCTCAACTTGAAGAGGGAGTGAAGGGTGGCAGCTTCTGAACTCGTCTATATTAAATAAGACCTATATAAATCATGAGAAATAAATACaggcaaaaggaaaaaaaatcaggataatcaaaagaaaaaatggcattaataaaatataatcgaAGTTATGGCACATATAAACGTACCTGCTTATAGTTGAGAGATAAGTGGAGCTCTCCAATTTGATTGAATGCTCCAAGAAATTCCATTTAATTAAGGTACCAACGGGTGTCAATATCACCAGAATTCGAAAAGTGTACATTCAATGGACACGGCGCATTTGTTGATACAATGGGAATTGGATTATCCTCGAAATCAAAGGAAAGCAAATTAGGAGCATCAACATTGATTCTGTTCAAACCACTGCAGTTGTAAACTTCCAAATGCATAAGCCGATCACTTGAGATCATAATCCTTTCAAGGGTTTCCAAGGAGATTACGGAGGGACCCTCAAGCAagggaaattttgaaataagatGATGAAACTCTCGATCGTTAAAATGGGGTAAAAATAAGACTAACTTCTTCAAATGTGGACATTCAGCCACGTCCAGCAGACGTGGTACTCGTGAAAATGAAAGTTCTAACTGTTGAAGACTGGGAACATCAATTTCAACACTTTCAAGATCTTGGTACTGAAAATGAAATATCAAAGACTTGAGTTTGCGAGTTTCAGAGATGCGCAAATGCTTCAAACCAAAACAGTAGAAAAAGGACAAATCTTCAAGTACACAGCATTCATGGGTAAGGCTTTGGACCATCTGATCATTCATATAGACCTCATCTAGAGAAAGCCTCTTGAGAGAACGTAAATTTATGCAATGCGAGGTCTGCTCCAACTTACAACCAAATAGCTTCAAAGAAGTCAACAACTTAGCCGAAAAGATTATCTGAGGTAAAGTGTAGACAGAGTTTTTATCTGTTATAACCTCAAAATCTAGCTCTTTTACCCCATTCTCCAAGGTTAATTCCACCCATTTATCAAATAGTGGAGAAGATTCTTTGACATCCAGAAGACTTACGGATATTCTCAACTTCTGCTTAGGAAAACCAAGCTCACAAAACCGATGCAGGGAAGCATCCACGAATCTTATGAATTTCCTCAGGCTCTTACAAAAATTCTTTCTGCTCATCATGTCTTCGAGATTGAAAGGCGACACACGTTTAACTCTTGATTTGACAAGAAAGTTATTTTGATCAAAATCCAAGACAGGGAATGAAGTCTGAAACTTTCTCCAGGTTGTAGACAGAATACCAGTTCGAACAACATCTTTTGGAGAGAGGAAGGACATAATATGATGAATGATAAAAGTAGGAAGATCGGAGATCCGATCCGCATCCACTGTCTCATCCATGATGTTCAACTCTGCAatctaataacaataacaacattCACATTCATCTATTTGTATCACAAAATTGAAAGATCAGAGTGGAGTATACAGACTACGTATGCCTCTTCATAGAATCTTTACTCAGGAAACAAGAACCGGAAACAAAAGACGAGAAAGTTACAATTCAAggaaaaaaacgaaaaaagaaaaaacagagcAGGCCTTACCAGTAATTCCGGTGAGATGGGGAATTTGTGTCTCAGCACTTAAAATTGAGAGggcttaaataaataaataaactcaaagCCAACTCCGACTCTCCGAGAAGAGCAAGCAAAAACACGACTCCAGGGGTCGTTAGTTTCAAATAAGCCAAACCGGGAAACCCCCTTTGCAAATGGCCAAAAccccattttttttcatttttctcactTGTGTGTGACACGCTAATAACGTGTTGGGTGATCAGTGACGGCATGAAGGTGCAAAATTCAGCAAGAGTGATGATGGGCAGGACAAATTTAGGGATCAGCTGGTttgaaattagaaattcaGGTAGTTTCAAGTATAAAAGGCCAGGCCCGAGCCCTTAAGTTCAGAGCTCGCAATCCCAGCCGAAATTCAGGCCCACGTTagaaaaattagtatttaaaaataattgaatttcatttatatttgctTTTCATTGTATCTTAAGTTAcgttttagattttttttttcgggtaGAATAAAAGTTAAGACATGATATCATAAGACttatcttcaaaaaaaaaaaaaaaatattaagggTCTGAATGTTACTGACGTTTAAATGTGTCTGAAATATATGtgtaaaaaatagattttttaatatcttaaattgtaagttgtttatttttatgtacttaaaacatattaaatctaatatttttatacatatCTTTGAaagtgttatatatatatatatatatatatatatttggaagtatattcatatatttacaGTGTTATCaagtattatttatatattataaatatttataaggtgagcactttatttttgttttaaggaAATAAGAGTTTATTaaacaactaataaattaatcaaccAGGTAGGTGGAACATGACTCCACTCATTCGGACTAACATAGAACCCCCCACCCTAGCAACAGTA
This window contains:
- the LOC102608663 gene encoding uncharacterized protein LOC102608663 isoform X1, which produces MEFLGAFNQIGELHLSLNYKQVLFNIDEFRSCHPSLPLQVESLSLFMESFSLYMDVVPSEYEILLDDLFWIFYPKNLCLSPENWRYRPFVTWFYDHLQNISTNCCNGCQIKCWRHYLKGINTESFDPLQESSEGDLWLRLDWCFPVLNE
- the LOC102608663 gene encoding uncharacterized protein LOC102608663 isoform X2; this translates as MEFLGAFNQIGELHLSLNYKQWFYDHLQNISTNCCNGCQIKCWRHYLKGINTESFDPLQESSEGDLWLRLDWCFPVLNE